The following coding sequences are from one Virgibacillus necropolis window:
- a CDS encoding DNA-3-methyladenine glycosylase family protein: MEKLVIHANDPAVLELCEADSLMKKLVGIVGDVEFTLRPNYFLSLIRSIVGQQISVQAASAIFNRLEVLLDHNVTAAGIVEKSEEELRKVGLSVRKVTYMKDLSEKVMQGAIKLDKLDQLDNVSIIKLLTSVKGIGKWTAEMFLIFSLGRMDVLAIDDIGIQRGAKWLYQVDQSERRNILIDKAEVWTPHFTIASIYLWEVVHLELMFTYDSIDDMDN; this comes from the coding sequence ATGGAAAAGCTAGTTATACATGCGAATGATCCTGCGGTACTCGAGCTTTGTGAGGCCGATTCGTTAATGAAAAAGTTAGTCGGAATTGTTGGTGACGTAGAATTCACCCTACGCCCCAATTATTTTTTATCATTAATCCGTTCCATAGTTGGTCAACAAATATCTGTTCAGGCAGCAAGCGCAATATTTAATCGACTTGAAGTCCTATTAGACCATAACGTGACAGCGGCAGGTATCGTAGAAAAGTCAGAAGAGGAGTTGCGCAAAGTTGGGCTTTCCGTTCGAAAAGTTACCTATATGAAAGATTTAAGTGAAAAAGTTATGCAAGGTGCAATTAAGTTAGATAAACTAGATCAACTAGATAATGTTTCCATTATAAAATTATTAACTAGCGTCAAAGGGATTGGAAAATGGACTGCTGAGATGTTTTTGATTTTTTCACTTGGTAGAATGGATGTATTAGCTATAGACGATATCGGCATACAACGTGGAGCGAAATGGCTCTATCAAGTAGATCAATCTGAACGTCGAAATATATTAATTGACAAAGCTGAAGTTTGGACTCCCCACTTCACCATTGCCTCAATCTACCTGTGGGAAGTCGTCCATTTAGAGTTAATGTTTACGTATGATTCGATTGATGATATGGATAATTAG